TCGATGTCCGGGATAGGAACGGAACAGACTGCCATCAATATGCAAAGCCGTAGCACGCTTTCCGGGGCAGCCGCACGAACAGAGCTTTAAGCGAAGCTACCCGCAAATTATTTGGCCACTGAACCCCTGCGGCATTTCGCGGGCCCCGACCTCAGATGACCGATAAGCCAAAAGGTGGAAAGTCAACCTGAAAGATAGCACATATAGGATTATTATGAGTTGGGTATAGGTGAGGTGTGCGCTATTGATTATAATAGTAGGGGTGCATTCATCCATCCCTTACAGAAATAGTTACAGGCATGGTTCCCTACTGAAAGCTACCAACAAAtttcagacagacagaaccGCCTTAAAACGAAATCAATTCTTATGGTGTCCACTTCTGCCTACGCGCCTGAGTTTCTTGAGGACTCTCCCGTCTCCTGGCCACTGCGCACTCTcagctatctctctctctctctctctctgcggccCAGTGCACGTGTTTGTTGCGGTTTCCGCTTGCTTCCGACAGTAAACCGAAAGAGGAAAGCCCTCAAAATATTTGTGGGAGGTGACagggaaaaaaaaacgtaaacaAAGTGTGCGCACGCAACGGAGGATTACAGTGGGGTAGGATGGAgttgcagatggagatgggcgCGAGTCCAGTCGGATCCCCGTCAAGGGTGTTTCTGCTATTGATTGTGTAGACAACAAACAGGGTGCTCTGCTAGCAAACAATTTTTACTCGTACTCGAAAGGTCGGAAATTTAGAAATAGTCAACAAACGAAACACGAAATAAACGCAGATCAAGGATGCACTTGGTGAATCCTCAGCCAAACCAGTGGGCGCCCATGCAGTCACGGGTCCACTCCGTCTGACAGACCCAGCACCACTCGAAGCCGCAGCCAGCGCGTGTGCAGACCATGTGCATGCAGCCGCCTGGAAGAGTAGAAATACGGGCATGTGAGGAATGGGATTTACGTAAATCTGTCGACTTGCGTCTTGGCTCCAGCACTTACCATCGCGCTCAGTGGGGGTTCGACACTTTGGACAGGGCTTGGTACTGACTTTGATGGTGACGTTGGTGGCCTCCTCCCAGCGAGCCTCGGCCGCGCGCTAGGAGCACAAACGATTACACAATCACACAGTGGTTTGTGCCAAACAAAAATGCTTACATTCGGGTCCACGGCGTACTCGCAGGAGTTGGGGGCACTGGTACTGCCCCCGTTGGGCAGACAATCCCCAATATGATAGCCCTGCAGGCAGTTGCGACAGAACACATAACCACAGCCATTTTGACAGGTCACCTTGCGGCAGTCGGGCTCCACGAGCAATCCCATGCCGCATCCCGGCTGTGGGCAGAGCACGCCGCCAGCCTGCAGCACATACTCCTCTGTGGCAAATCGCTGATACCGATCGTACTCCTCGCGTGTCAGCAGCTTAAAGTGATGGATTTCCTCAATAAATGAGTGCTCACAGCCAGCAGGACAAGGCAGAGTGTAGCCGAAGTCCGGATGGGGCATGAACTGGCGTTCGCCGAGACGCGAACGGCAATATTGCCGAAAACAGTCAATACAGGTGACGTGCTGGGCAGCGCAGGGGAAGACCAAAACAGTTTCACTGCAAAGAAACAATTTAATGGCCATTTGATTTAAAACAGGAACCAGTTTTTACCAACCTTACATCCGTGCATGCCAGGCAGGGCACATCTTTgatattgtttttaattaaattaagtgGCGCCGCGAAGTCCTTTTCTCCGCCCGAGACGTGCTCAGCGCACTTGAAATAGAACTCGGCATAGGGCGGGTCGCCAGCCGCATTGTCAACACAGGCGATCTCCAGGCTCTCACAGTGTCCGGGTATGCGTCGGGGCTTGAGAACATCATCCCAGCACTCGGGATCGCGATGTACTGTGAAGGCGCCTCCCTTGCAGAGCGAGCAGCGTACTCGGAGCTTGCCGTTGCACAACTTATCGCACTGCCCGCAGTGCACAAAGAAGTGGGCCTTGGCACGGACTCGATCTTGAAGATATAGACACAGTTTATTAAGAAATTCCATGACGGGACCACCTGTTGCCCACATTCGTCGGTGATGTTTAGTCGCTCATCGTTCTCCAGCTGTAAATCCAGCAGGGTTTCGTTAAGCGGCTTGGAGGCTTCTTCGGTTGGTGTCCCTGtgggctcctcctcctcgagcGACATGGAAAGAAGTTTCTCCCGCTGTATAGTGGGCGGTCGCATGCGAATTGCGTGCAATGTACTTTGCTGGCCCAGATCGCATTGCTACTAAAAGTAAAGGCGATTAGTATATCAATATGGTGTCAGCCACTAGCCTACCATTATGGTGGTTGCATCACTTAGCTCTTTGCCGGCAAATATGATTTTCACCTCCTCCGGCTGCAGTCCCAGCTGCGGAGCCACCAATTCTTTCACATTTTTGATGTCCCACTGCGGCTCCAAGTTCACCGTCAGCGTGCGGCCAGTGTTTGTTTTTACATAGATTTTAAGCGTGTTTGTCAATGTCTTACCCCCAAATGTcagcagctccagcatttTGCGCACAAATGAGGTAATTAATTCGAGAATAAAActcatttgttttgttatcAGATGGTCGATGCAGTGTTGTAAAGGTGGTGCACACTGTAAAATATCGTCACAGTCAGCTGTTTGTACCGTTTTGTGGTGTTTGCCATTCGCTGCGAAGCGACAACACGTATTTGCGCGCAATTGAAactaatttttttgtatgcagCCACGGGCTGTTTGgaatttttgattaatttggTAGAAATGTCAGGTTTTACTTATAAAGAGGTGAATGGGGACTTATTCAGCGTCAAGGCCGACTATTCCATGTGCCATTGCGTAGCCGCCGACTTGCGTATGGGCAAAGGGATCGCCATCAAGTTTCGGTATGTCCTACATTTTGCTTCGCAGAACACAAAATTAACCATTTTATGCAACTCTTCAGCACCAAATTTGGCCAGCTGCTGACTTTGCAGAGGCAGAATGTCCAGCCTGGCGGTGTGGCCATCCTAAAGGATAAGGAGCGTTTCGTCTACAATCTCGTTACCAAGCAAACGAGCTGGGGCAAGCCCACCTATCAGCTTCTCCACAGCTCCCTGAGCGCTATGCGGCAGCATATGGTGAGTGGAAACTATACTCAAATCTCTTCCCCAGTTTGTTCACCCACACCATGCCCCCTCTCTCAGATTGCCCACAATGTCCAGAAGCTGGCTATGCCCCGCATTGGGTGCGGCCTGGACGGACTCTCTTGGAATAAAGTGAAAGAAATGGTCTGCGAGATTTTCCAATCGGATGCTATTGAACTAGTTGTATACAATTATGTACCAGGTGCAGCCAAACAGTAAAAGGGATTATGTTGAAAACGTAGTAAGTGAACTTCTTATTGGCTTGGTGGGGGCACAAAGTTGTAGACCACAATCTCCAGCGGCTCCTGTCCGAACACGTACTCCAGCACGCCGCTCACCTTTTCCCATTCCAAGCCATCAATGCCGCAACCGATGCGCGGTATGGCCAGCTGCTTTACGTTGTTCTTGCGCTACGCGAAGGGATTCCAGATTCATTAGCACAGAATAGATCGAAATGTTAGTGTAAGGCACTTACCATGTGTTCGCGCATCTGCTCCAGTGAGGACTGCAGGGACTCGTATGTGGGTTTTCCCCAGCTTTGTGGCTTGGTCACCAGATAGTAAATATAGCGCTCATTGTCCTTGAGCACAGCCACATCACCGCTGGCCGCCTTCTGGGCACGCAGCTCATCGACCTTGCCGTAGACCTCCTTGAATTTCACAGCTATGCCCGCGCCCATGGCCAAGTCAGCGCCCACGCAATGGGCCAGCGAGTGCGTCTTGGGAGCCGAGAACAGGTCCCCATCGATCTCGCTGATTTGGTAACCTTGTCCTGCCATGCCGACCACAAAAGCGCGACGAAATGCTTGACGTAGCTCTAAAAGTTTAGGacaatacatttttgtgtgtCGATAATTACGGATTTGATTGTTATGAATGTGACAGTACAGTAGAGGATACTAGTGTAGGATTTTTGAATAGTCATGGCCTACTACTGTATAGCTAAACTTCGGTTTTTGGTTATGTGCCCGCTTGGGCcacaatatatttattaatttacaaTATAAATACCCACAGAATATGCATTTCCAGGTGCAAAAAAAACATCTTAGGTGATAAAGTATTTAGGTATCAACTACATAGATAAGCAGCGGTGCATTTGGTGCTACAAGTCCCCATGCAAACCATTTcgagtacatatatacaattcCGATTGGATTCGGCCCTCAGAATGGAGTCTTCTCCCGGTGGAGCGATTGACGCGATGCACTGACCGAGCGCGGTATCTGTATGGTCTTCATATGATGACAAGTGGGACAGACAATGTTCATGCTGGCCTTAACCATCTGAGGCGGAGTGTAGAAGAAGGCAATGATGTCCACTTTGTCGTCGGCGAAGACCAGCTCCAGCAGGCTGCGGACACGCAGCCAGTCCAGACGATCGATGCCACACCCCAGGCGGGGAATGGCCAACTTTGTGACGCTGTTCTCCCTCTGAAATGGAGAATTTTCGAATGAGGATCAAGTTTCGGTCTTGCAGAGTCGGCCCGAGTTATATACCATGTGTTCGCGCATGGCCAGCAGCGCGTAGTAGAGGGCCGTGTAGGTGCACTTCTCGTGGCTGCGCTCCTTGGTCACCAGGTTGTAGATGAACCGTCCGCCCTGCTCCAGCACTGCCACATTACCCGTGTGCTTGTTTTGCCTCTTCAGCTCATCCGTCTGGCCGAACTTGCAGCGGAACTGCAAGTTGATACCCGCACACATGGCAAAGTCTGCACTGACAGAGTGGACCAGCGCGAAGTTTTCCGGCGCACTGAACAGGTTGCCCTTGGCCTCGGTAATCTGACACTTGGGTGCAGCCAGCTGGGAATGGAATCGATTAACGAATTGCTCCAACTCTTACTCCAACACCAATGAATGTCTCACCTCCTTGGACATGTCCTCATGCTCGCAGATCAGAATCTCGATGGGATACTCGCCGTGGGCAAAGGTCTGCTGCATCAGGCGCTTCACTTGCTTCCAGTCGAGGCCATCGTTACCGCAGCAGATGCGGGGCATCGCCACTTTGGTGATTTCATGATTGCGCTGTGGATCGAACGGcggcataaatatttcattgtacaaataaattaacTGTAAATTGATGGGAAAGCGCGCTTTCGGACAGCGACGACTTGGAGATGCTCTATGTGGAAAGAGAAAGCCCCCACATCGTTCGTTCTCATTCCACTTACCATATGTTCTCGCATACAAATCAATGCCGCCTGAACGTCCTCATATGTGGAGGCATCGTAGATGCTCGTCTTGGTCACCAAATAGTAGACGAATCGTGCATTGTGCTCCAGCACGGCACAGTTGCCCCGCGCCACCCGCCTCTGACGCAGCTCCTCCACATCCCCATATATGAGGCTGAACTGCCAGGCGAGGGAGCCGCGCAGCGCCGAGAACGATGACTCAACGGCATGGGCCAGTGCATAGCTCTGCGGTGCTTGGAATATGTCCAGCTTCGACTCGACGATCTTCACATTCGCTGTGGCCATTttgctgtggcagccactgtgTCAGCTGCAATTAAACGGAAATTATATTTGATTGTTGCTGTCGATTTTCGGCTTCGGCGCTTGTTCAATGCCAAAAATGAGTTTTGTACTTACGTGCACGCAGCAGAAACGCAGAAACTTTCGCGACGAGGTCGAAATATTCACGATGGAAACTTTTTTTGgctttgcaatttgtttgttttgtctgCGAACTGCACTGGGAACACGAACACGCCAACAGGAAACggagagtcgagtcgagtcggcACCAAACACCGAACACCAAACACCACAGACCagggaaacagaaaacaaGGCAATTAGCAAGCGCGTCTCGCGTTCGATTCTTATGAGAATATGTGGGTTCCCAAAAAAAGAGTTAGCGGGTAGTTTCGGATGGATGCTTGTCTATTTGGGCGATGTTCGACCGTTTTACCCACTACCACTCCGTTCcattcccttcccttcccgaGCGATTGTTTGTTAGTGATTATTAATCAAGAGAGACCCGCTATGGTCTGGCACGGCCGGCGTTCTGCAGTGGAATGCGCTGCGCTGCGACTGCGAAAGTGCCGCCGAGCGAAAGCCCCATCAGGTTCTCcgttgctgatgatgatgatggggctgGCTGTGATGATGACATGTCTCTGCtgagtgtgtgcttgtgtttgcTTTTATCGCTTTGATGGCTGTTTTGTTTAGTTACTGTGTGTTGTGGTTGTGTTAGGTTAGCCCTAAGGGCGACAGGTTGGCTCGAAATCGTCCAAAATTGTCAAAGTTGCTGTAACGCAAATAATCAGCAGTCATTCTGCCAATTATGAACATGTGCAGGCATGATAACCACAACAGCGATACGGGGTTCTCCGGTGTGGTATAGATTAATGGGTTTAGAACGCGGTGATGTGATGCGTGGGCTGGGGCGCTGTCAAAGGTAATCTGTGGCCTGTGTGCTAATAGGGGCAGTCAACCGAACGTACCGTCAGCCCCGACTGGCCGACGATATTtgtttgcataaataaatataaatatgacTTAAATTATTCGTTAATTGTAAGGCAGGTGAAATGAAATATACTCTGGATATACACACTCAGGTGTAGTGCATACAAATCACCATATTTAGTAACTAACTATATTctaaaagaaacgaaaaggcaacagcagcagcaataagaGTA
The sequence above is a segment of the Drosophila pseudoobscura strain MV-25-SWS-2005 chromosome X, UCI_Dpse_MV25, whole genome shotgun sequence genome. Coding sequences within it:
- the park gene encoding E3 ubiquitin-protein ligase parkin isoform X1, with the protein product MSFILELITSFVRKMLELLTFGGKTLTNTLKIYVKTNTGRTLTVNLEPQWDIKNVKELVAPQLGLQPEEVKIIFAGKELSDATTIMQCDLGQQSTLHAIRMRPPTIQREKLLSMSLEEEEPTGTPTEEASKPLNETLLDLQLENDERLNITDEYRVRAKAHFFVHCGQCDKLCNGKLRVRCSLCKGGAFTVHRDPECWDDVLKPRRIPGHCESLEIACVDNAAGDPPYAEFYFKCAEHVSGGEKDFAAPLNLIKNNIKDVPCLACTDVSETVLVFPCAAQHVTCIDCFRQYCRSRLGERQFMPHPDFGYTLPCPAGCEHSFIEEIHHFKLLTREEYDRYQRFATEEYVLQAGGVLCPQPGCGMGLLVEPDCRKVTCQNGCGYVFCRNCLQGYHIGDCLPNGGSTSAPNSCEYAVDPNRAAEARWEEATNVTIKVSTKPCPKCRTPTERDGGCMHMVCTRAGCGFEWCWVCQTEWTRDCMGAHWFG
- the park gene encoding E3 ubiquitin-protein ligase parkin isoform X2, coding for MRPPTIQREKLLSMSLEEEEPTGTPTEEASKPLNETLLDLQLENDERLNITDEYRVRAKAHFFVHCGQCDKLCNGKLRVRCSLCKGGAFTVHRDPECWDDVLKPRRIPGHCESLEIACVDNAAGDPPYAEFYFKCAEHVSGGEKDFAAPLNLIKNNIKDVPCLACTDVSETVLVFPCAAQHVTCIDCFRQYCRSRLGERQFMPHPDFGYTLPCPAGCEHSFIEEIHHFKLLTREEYDRYQRFATEEYVLQAGGVLCPQPGCGMGLLVEPDCRKVTCQNGCGYVFCRNCLQGYHIGDCLPNGGSTSAPNSCEYAVDPNRAAEARWEEATNVTIKVSTKPCPKCRTPTERDGGCMHMVCTRAGCGFEWCWVCQTEWTRDCMGAHWFG
- the Targ3 gene encoding ADP-ribose glycohydrolase OARD1; amino-acid sequence: MSGFTYKEVNGDLFSVKADYSMCHCVAADLRMGKGIAIKFRTKFGQLLTLQRQNVQPGGVAILKDKERFVYNLVTKQTSWGKPTYQLLHSSLSAMRQHMIAHNVQKLAMPRIGCGLDGLSWNKVKEMVCEIFQSDAIELVVYNYVPGAAKQ
- the Targ1 gene encoding ADP-ribose glycohydrolase OARD1, whose product is MFLARRTSPQLTTQLLQLRQAFRRAFVVGMAGQGYQISEIDGDLFSAPKTHSLAHCVGADLAMGAGIAVKFKEVYGKVDELRAQKAASGDVAVLKDNERYIYYLVTKPQSWGKPTYESLQSSLEQMREHMRKNNVKQLAIPRIGCGIDGLEWEKVSGVLEYVFGQEPLEIVVYNFVPPPSQ
- the Targ2 gene encoding uncharacterized protein Targ2, which produces MATANVKIVESKLDIFQAPQSYALAHAVESSFSALRGSLAWQFSLIYGDVEELRQRRVARGNCAVLEHNARFVYYLVTKTSIYDASTYEDVQAALICMREHMRNHEITKVAMPRICCGNDGLDWKQVKRLMQQTFAHGEYPIEILICEHEDMSKELAAPKCQITEAKGNLFSAPENFALVHSVSADFAMCAGINLQFRCKFGQTDELKRQNKHTGNVAVLEQGGRFIYNLVTKERSHEKCTYTALYYALLAMREHMRENSVTKLAIPRLGCGIDRLDWLRVRSLLELVFADDKVDIIAFFYTPPQMVKASMNIVCPTCHHMKTIQIPRSVSASRQSLHREKTPF